A genomic region of Mycobacterium senriense contains the following coding sequences:
- a CDS encoding MCE family protein, which produces MLTRFVRIQLAIFTIAGTIGIIAMVLFYIQAPTLLGIGRMTVTLELPATGGLYRFSNVTYRGVQLGKVTSVGLTPTGAKATLSLSTSPRVPADLKAEVLSVSAVGEQYVDLRPKTNSPPYLHDGSVITMRDTTIPQPVGPMLEQVNALVQSIPKTKLGQLLDESFQGFNGSGYDLGSLIDSSKTLSHDANGVVDRTKALTEDTGPLLDTQARTTDSIRTWARSFAGISDTLVNNDSHFRTILEKGPDTANEASRLLEQIKPTLPVLLANLTTIGQIGVTYHPSIEQLLVLLPSGVAIEQAAAGENHPDGRAYGDFAATVDDPPICTVGFMPPNTWRSPDDLTDIDTPDGLYCKLPQDSPIGVRGARNYPCMGHPGKRAPTVEICNSDKPYMPLAMRQHTLGPYPLDPNLLAQGVPPDDRITTNDRIFGPVEGTPLPPGAVPRGTPAGPRGESPPPGTVGAAAPPLPSSGPSLPMSRMSADLPPIAPLDVPAAGELPPPPAAPPALPLASLVPPEPAPAADPAPADAAGGGGPQAAPSSFGANASKPAPSVVVAKYDPRTGRYVGPDGKLYQQSDLVAPKAPRTWKDMLPT; this is translated from the coding sequence ATGCTGACGCGCTTCGTTCGTATCCAGCTGGCGATCTTCACGATCGCCGGAACCATTGGCATCATCGCGATGGTCCTGTTCTACATCCAAGCCCCGACGCTGCTGGGCATCGGCCGGATGACGGTGACACTGGAGCTGCCGGCCACCGGCGGCCTGTATCGGTTTTCCAACGTGACCTATCGCGGGGTTCAGCTCGGCAAGGTCACGTCGGTGGGTTTGACGCCGACCGGCGCGAAAGCGACGCTGTCGCTTAGCACTTCACCCAGGGTCCCCGCGGACCTGAAAGCCGAGGTGCTCAGTGTCTCAGCAGTGGGTGAACAGTACGTCGACCTGCGGCCCAAAACCAATTCGCCGCCCTACCTGCACGACGGCTCGGTTATCACCATGCGCGACACGACAATTCCGCAGCCGGTCGGTCCAATGCTCGAGCAGGTCAATGCCTTGGTTCAGAGCATCCCGAAGACCAAGCTCGGCCAATTGCTCGACGAGTCCTTCCAGGGCTTCAACGGTTCCGGTTACGACCTGGGGTCACTGATCGATTCCTCGAAGACGCTGTCCCACGACGCCAACGGCGTCGTCGATCGCACCAAAGCCCTCACCGAAGACACCGGGCCGCTGCTGGACACCCAGGCGCGCACCACCGATTCGATCAGAACATGGGCGCGCAGCTTCGCCGGCATCTCGGACACGTTGGTGAACAACGATTCCCACTTCCGCACCATCCTGGAGAAAGGTCCTGACACCGCGAACGAAGCATCCCGGCTTCTGGAACAAATCAAACCGACGCTGCCGGTGTTGCTTGCCAACCTGACCACAATCGGGCAGATCGGCGTCACCTACCATCCCTCGATCGAGCAGCTGCTGGTGTTGCTGCCGTCGGGGGTTGCTATCGAGCAGGCCGCTGCGGGTGAAAACCATCCCGACGGCAGGGCTTACGGCGACTTCGCAGCCACGGTCGACGATCCGCCTATTTGCACGGTCGGCTTCATGCCACCCAACACGTGGCGATCCCCCGACGACCTCACCGACATCGACACACCGGACGGGTTGTATTGCAAACTCCCGCAGGATTCACCGATCGGGGTGCGCGGTGCCCGCAACTATCCCTGCATGGGGCACCCTGGTAAGCGCGCGCCGACCGTCGAAATCTGCAACAGCGACAAGCCATACATGCCGCTGGCGATGCGCCAGCACACCCTCGGTCCCTATCCGCTGGACCCGAACCTGCTAGCCCAGGGTGTCCCGCCCGATGACCGGATCACCACCAATGACAGGATCTTCGGCCCGGTCGAGGGAACGCCGCTGCCGCCGGGGGCGGTGCCGCGCGGCACACCGGCGGGGCCTCGGGGAGAAAGTCCACCACCGGGCACGGTGGGCGCCGCAGCTCCGCCGTTGCCGTCGTCGGGCCCGTCGCTACCCATGTCGAGAATGTCGGCGGACCTGCCGCCCATCGCGCCACTCGACGTCCCTGCGGCGGGGGAACTTCCGCCGCCGCCCGCCGCGCCACCAGCACTGCCTCTAGCCTCGCTCGTTCCTCCCGAGCCGGCACCGGCGGCCGACCCTGCACCGGCCGACGCGGCCGGCGGCGGAGGCCCCCAGGCCGCGCCAAGCTCGTTCGGAGCGAACGCATCTAAGCCCGCGCCCTCCGTCGTAGTCGCAAAGTACGATCCGCGCACCGGTCGTTATGTCGGTCCGGACGGGAAGTTGTATCAGCAGTCGGATCTCGTTGCTCCGAAAGCACCCAGGACGTGGAAGGACATGCTGCCCACCTGA
- a CDS encoding TetR/AcrR family transcriptional regulator — protein MEAARQPVSGEQFWLIAHSPARTRVLDAALDLIATHGVSGTSLQMIADAVGITKAAVYHQFRTKEQIVIAVTERELGRLEPALEEAEACDDGPQARDALLVRVVEMAVRDRRLVRTLQFDPVVVRLLAEHKPFQLFMDRLYRVLLSDAGLDGRIEAAMFSGALSTAVMHPLVADIDDDTLLDRVTDLSRRLLGLPRQTPE, from the coding sequence GTGGAAGCAGCACGCCAGCCGGTCAGCGGTGAGCAGTTCTGGCTCATCGCGCACAGCCCGGCCCGAACGCGGGTACTCGATGCCGCGCTCGATCTGATCGCCACACACGGTGTCAGCGGTACGTCGCTGCAGATGATCGCCGACGCCGTCGGGATCACGAAAGCCGCTGTCTATCACCAATTCCGGACCAAAGAGCAGATCGTCATCGCCGTGACCGAGCGTGAACTGGGCCGGCTCGAGCCGGCTCTCGAGGAGGCCGAAGCCTGCGACGACGGCCCGCAAGCGCGCGACGCCCTATTGGTGCGTGTGGTCGAGATGGCCGTTCGCGATCGCCGGTTGGTCCGCACGCTGCAATTCGATCCGGTCGTCGTCCGATTGCTGGCCGAACACAAGCCGTTTCAACTATTCATGGACCGTCTGTACCGAGTGCTGTTGAGCGATGCGGGACTGGACGGGCGGATCGAGGCCGCCATGTTTTCCGGCGCGCTGAGCACCGCGGTCATGCATCCACTGGTGGCCGATATCGACGACGACACACTGCTCGATCGGGTTACCGATTTGAGCCGACGCCTGCTGGGCCTTCCTCGGCAAACGCCCGAGTGA
- a CDS encoding cytochrome c oxidase subunit 3 family protein, producing the protein MTDLADKRERVRSVPGQPDMWAFVLFETLVFTGYFGFYLFSRGRNPELFLQSQAHLDLRVGVFNTLVLLLSSWSVARCVQSARAGAYGAGLRDVCITAALAVVFLSFKVFEWARLVQAGNGIERNDFFMFYFFLTGIHFVHLLIGFVVLGVIVYQLRSPARRSQEIIETGATYWHTVDFLWVLIFALLYVVR; encoded by the coding sequence GTGACCGACCTGGCCGACAAGCGCGAACGCGTCAGGTCCGTGCCAGGTCAGCCCGACATGTGGGCCTTCGTCCTGTTCGAGACACTGGTATTCACAGGCTATTTCGGCTTCTACCTGTTCTCACGGGGCCGCAATCCCGAGCTTTTCCTTCAGTCGCAGGCTCACCTCGACCTGCGCGTCGGTGTCTTCAACACCTTGGTTCTGCTACTCAGTTCATGGTCGGTGGCCCGGTGTGTTCAGTCGGCCCGCGCCGGCGCCTATGGGGCGGGTCTCAGGGATGTCTGCATCACGGCAGCATTGGCCGTGGTGTTCTTGTCTTTCAAGGTGTTTGAGTGGGCCAGGTTGGTTCAGGCCGGAAACGGCATAGAGCGCAACGACTTCTTCATGTTCTATTTCTTCCTCACCGGGATCCACTTCGTCCACCTGCTGATCGGCTTTGTCGTCCTCGGCGTCATCGTCTACCAACTCCGAAGTCCGGCGCGGCGCTCCCAGGAAATCATCGAAACCGGCGCAACCTATTGGCACACCGTCGATTTCCTATGGGTGCTGATCTTTGCGCTGCTCTACGTGGTGAGGTGA
- a CDS encoding cytochrome C oxidase subunit IV family protein: MGADLCAALRGEVIEIRFNKRLLLVWTILATLTLAYLWIDRTVDGALKSSALVTSSVIVIALVKVRIIFREFMEVRDAPVLLCRLTDAWVILIAVVLLGCYFVGLQVR, translated from the coding sequence ATGGGTGCTGATCTTTGCGCTGCTCTACGTGGTGAGGTGATCGAAATCAGATTCAACAAGAGACTGCTGTTGGTCTGGACGATCTTGGCCACGCTGACGCTGGCTTATCTATGGATAGACCGCACCGTCGACGGGGCGCTGAAATCCAGCGCTTTGGTCACGTCGAGCGTCATCGTCATCGCACTGGTGAAGGTGCGCATCATCTTTCGCGAGTTCATGGAGGTGCGAGACGCCCCGGTCCTGCTGTGCCGACTCACCGACGCGTGGGTGATCCTGATCGCCGTCGTCTTGCTCGGCTGTTACTTCGTCGGCCTGCAGGTCCGGTAG
- a CDS encoding cytochrome P450 has protein sequence MSTFDSIDFFTDPSLVPDPHPYFDYLRSQNPVLRLPHYGVVAVTGYDEACEIYKDPETFSNIVALGGPFPPLPFTPEGDDITPQIDQHRSSFPMNEHMVTMDPPEHTKARSVLAKLLTPSRLKQNEEFMWRLADRQLDEFLGTGECEFIAEYSKPFATLVIADLLGVPLEDHKEFRKVLGADRPETRVGALDHESVGINPLEWLDDKFCNYIEDRRREPRGDVLTFLAEAKYPDGSTPPVIEVVRSATFLFAAGQETTAKLLSAALQVIGDRPDIQQQLREDRSLIPGFIEESLRMDSPVKSDSRLARKATTIGGVDIPAGTVVMILPGAANRDPRRFENPHEFDLRRKNVREHMAFARGVHSCPGGPLARVEGRVSIERILDRMPHIEINEARHGPAAERRYTYEPTYILRGLSELHLSFTTADAVAPVA, from the coding sequence ATGAGCACCTTCGACTCGATCGACTTCTTCACCGATCCGTCACTGGTCCCAGATCCGCACCCGTACTTCGACTACCTGCGCAGCCAGAACCCGGTGCTGCGCCTGCCGCACTACGGCGTCGTCGCGGTCACCGGTTACGACGAAGCCTGCGAGATCTACAAGGACCCGGAGACGTTCTCCAACATCGTCGCGCTCGGCGGTCCGTTCCCGCCGCTTCCCTTCACGCCCGAAGGCGATGACATCACCCCGCAGATCGACCAGCACCGCAGCTCCTTCCCGATGAACGAGCACATGGTCACCATGGACCCGCCGGAACACACCAAGGCACGATCGGTGCTCGCCAAGCTGCTCACCCCGAGCCGGCTCAAGCAGAACGAAGAGTTCATGTGGCGCCTGGCCGATCGTCAGCTCGACGAGTTCCTCGGCACCGGTGAGTGCGAGTTCATCGCCGAATACTCAAAGCCCTTCGCCACCTTGGTGATCGCCGACCTGCTCGGCGTGCCGTTGGAGGACCACAAGGAGTTTCGCAAGGTCTTGGGGGCCGACCGCCCCGAGACGCGGGTGGGTGCCCTGGACCACGAGTCGGTGGGCATCAATCCGCTCGAGTGGCTCGACGACAAGTTCTGTAACTACATCGAGGATCGGCGGCGCGAACCGCGCGGCGACGTGCTGACGTTCCTGGCGGAAGCGAAGTACCCGGACGGCTCGACGCCTCCGGTGATCGAGGTCGTCCGGTCGGCGACGTTCCTTTTCGCCGCGGGACAGGAGACCACGGCGAAGCTGCTCAGCGCCGCGCTGCAGGTAATCGGTGACCGGCCCGACATCCAGCAGCAGTTGCGTGAGGACCGCAGCCTGATCCCGGGGTTCATCGAGGAATCGCTGCGGATGGACAGCCCCGTCAAGAGCGACTCCCGGCTGGCCCGCAAGGCGACCACCATCGGCGGGGTGGACATCCCCGCCGGCACCGTGGTGATGATCCTGCCGGGCGCGGCCAACCGCGACCCGCGCCGGTTCGAGAACCCGCACGAGTTCGACCTGCGCCGCAAGAACGTCCGCGAACACATGGCTTTCGCCCGTGGTGTGCACTCCTGCCCCGGCGGCCCGCTCGCCCGCGTCGAGGGCCGTGTCTCGATCGAGCGGATCCTGGACCGGATGCCGCACATCGAGATCAACGAAGCCCGTCACGGGCCGGCCGCCGAGCGCCGCTACACCTACGAGCCGACGTACATCCTGCGCGGCCTGAGCGAACTGCACCTGAGTTTCACCACCGCGGACGCGGTAGCGCCGGTGGCGTAG
- a CDS encoding TetR/AcrR family transcriptional regulator: MTSARRIGAPDAKNRVLLLDAAERLMLEEGYAAVTSRRLANKAGLKPQLVHYYFRTMEELFLEVFRRRGEEALEVHAQLMKSPQPLWALWRFGTDPAFTRISMEFMALANHRKEMRAEIAYYAERFREAERQAVATALERYGSRIQDEGQDIDIPPVVWTVLMSSLSRFLVLERAIGMSAGHAETVELVENYLRRLEGEPQPIEGVPETWLVHQFRSEQSTPLGPSLDTTTAPSTARSQ; this comes from the coding sequence ATGACATCGGCCCGCAGAATCGGGGCGCCGGACGCGAAAAACCGTGTCTTGTTGCTCGACGCGGCCGAGCGGCTGATGCTCGAAGAGGGCTATGCCGCCGTCACGTCGCGGCGCCTGGCGAACAAGGCAGGGCTGAAGCCGCAGCTGGTTCACTACTACTTCCGCACCATGGAGGAGCTGTTCCTCGAGGTTTTCCGCCGCCGCGGTGAAGAAGCGCTCGAGGTGCACGCGCAGCTGATGAAGTCGCCGCAGCCGCTGTGGGCGCTGTGGCGGTTCGGCACCGATCCCGCATTCACGCGCATTTCCATGGAATTCATGGCGCTGGCCAATCACCGCAAGGAGATGCGGGCCGAAATCGCTTATTACGCCGAGCGTTTCCGCGAAGCGGAACGCCAAGCGGTGGCGACGGCGCTGGAGCGCTACGGCTCCAGAATTCAAGACGAGGGCCAGGACATCGACATTCCTCCGGTGGTGTGGACCGTGCTGATGAGCAGCCTGTCGCGCTTTCTGGTGCTCGAGCGGGCGATCGGTATGTCCGCCGGCCATGCCGAGACGGTGGAGTTGGTCGAGAACTACTTGCGCCGCCTGGAAGGCGAACCGCAGCCGATCGAGGGTGTACCGGAGACCTGGCTGGTTCACCAGTTCCGCAGCGAGCAGAGCACGCCTTTGGGGCCGTCCTTGGATACGACCACGGCGCCGTCCACCGCCAGATCACAATGA
- a CDS encoding enoyl-CoA hydratase/isomerase family protein: MVDLEIDDGLAVVTIDRPQARNAIGLDTMDQLEKALDAAAGAQALVIKGAGDKAFVSGGDLKELSALRTEEDAAAMARRMRSICDQLADFPAPVIAALNGHAFGGGAEVAVAADIRVAADDIKIAFNQVQLEIMPAWGGAERLAALVGTSRALLLAGSGTALTAADAERIGLVDQVIPRGVFDSPDHGWRAVARSLARRPATEIKRVIRGVSAEEAIASFARLWVADPHWQAAERVMNRNAKPRPASGGAS; the protein is encoded by the coding sequence ATGGTGGACCTGGAGATCGACGACGGGCTGGCGGTGGTCACCATCGATCGCCCGCAGGCGCGCAACGCCATCGGCCTGGACACCATGGACCAGCTGGAGAAGGCGCTCGATGCGGCGGCCGGCGCGCAGGCGCTGGTGATCAAGGGTGCCGGGGACAAAGCGTTCGTCTCCGGCGGCGACCTCAAGGAATTGAGCGCACTGCGGACCGAGGAGGACGCCGCGGCCATGGCCCGGCGGATGCGGTCCATCTGTGATCAGCTGGCGGATTTCCCCGCTCCCGTCATCGCCGCGCTCAACGGCCACGCGTTCGGCGGCGGGGCCGAAGTCGCCGTCGCCGCCGACATCCGGGTTGCGGCCGACGACATCAAGATCGCCTTCAACCAGGTGCAGCTCGAAATCATGCCGGCCTGGGGCGGAGCCGAGCGGCTGGCCGCGCTGGTCGGCACGAGCAGGGCGCTGCTGTTGGCCGGCTCGGGAACCGCCCTCACCGCGGCCGATGCCGAACGCATCGGCTTGGTGGATCAGGTCATACCCCGCGGCGTGTTCGACTCACCCGATCATGGGTGGCGAGCGGTCGCCCGCTCGCTGGCACGCAGGCCGGCGACCGAGATAAAGCGGGTAATCCGCGGAGTTTCTGCTGAGGAGGCGATAGCATCCTTCGCACGGCTATGGGTTGCCGACCCGCACTGGCAGGCCGCAGAACGGGTGATGAACCGCAACGCCAAGCCGCGCCCGGCATCCGGAGGAGCGTCATGA
- a CDS encoding lipoprotein LpqH codes for MRNRIVAAAAVLTVALAGGCTSKPTTQLASTASVTVNGNDRNFHIVKCSQREWSRTIEIGGNFAGAKLVIDEGAQPATVESVHIQNLGGFSGMYSRGDGGSADMSMTGDKFTVSGTANGYRTDKPGEPADATYKIFVSC; via the coding sequence ATGCGGAACCGAATCGTGGCCGCCGCTGCGGTCCTTACCGTTGCGTTGGCTGGCGGGTGCACGTCGAAGCCAACAACCCAACTCGCCAGCACGGCGTCCGTCACCGTGAACGGTAACGACCGAAACTTCCACATCGTGAAGTGCAGCCAGCGGGAGTGGAGCCGGACGATCGAAATCGGCGGCAATTTTGCCGGCGCCAAACTCGTCATCGACGAGGGCGCGCAACCGGCGACGGTCGAGTCGGTACACATCCAAAACCTGGGTGGCTTCAGCGGCATGTACTCGCGGGGCGACGGCGGCAGCGCGGACATGAGCATGACGGGCGACAAATTCACCGTGTCAGGCACCGCCAACGGTTACAGAACCGACAAACCCGGTGAACCGGCCGACGCCACCTACAAGATCTTCGTGTCGTGCTGA
- a CDS encoding amidohydrolase family protein: MGQLSHKVDVPFPIFDADNHLYEPPEALTKFLPKEYKDFVQYVQINGRTKIAIRGQISNYIPNPTFEVVARPGAWEEYFKYGNPDGKSKRELFGEPMRAIPAFFEPGPRLEKMNELGLDRTLMFPTLASLLEERLSDDPVAIHVLVHALNEWLDEVWGFNYQNRIFTTPVITLPIVEKAIEELEWAVKRGARAILIRPAPVPGFRGPRSFALPEFDPFWERVVEHDVLVGMHSSDSGYSRYTSEWDGANAEMLPFQTNAMGILNEWRPIQDSVGSWVIHGALYRHPKLKVAIVEAGSKWMTPLLDGLAEVFRKAPEAFPSDPVEMVKSRIHVSPFFEDGIDDLVNLVGVDQVLYGSDWPHPEGLAEPTYYIEALSHLSADDQAKIMGGNLGRLVTV; this comes from the coding sequence ATGGGCCAGTTGTCGCACAAGGTGGACGTCCCGTTCCCGATCTTCGACGCGGACAACCATCTCTACGAGCCGCCGGAGGCGCTGACCAAGTTCCTGCCCAAGGAGTACAAGGACTTCGTCCAGTACGTGCAGATCAACGGGCGCACCAAGATCGCGATCCGCGGCCAGATCAGCAACTACATCCCGAACCCGACGTTCGAGGTCGTCGCCCGGCCGGGTGCTTGGGAGGAGTACTTCAAGTACGGAAACCCGGACGGCAAGAGCAAGCGCGAGCTGTTCGGTGAGCCGATGCGCGCGATCCCGGCGTTCTTCGAGCCCGGCCCGCGCCTGGAGAAGATGAACGAGCTGGGCCTGGACCGCACCCTGATGTTCCCGACGCTGGCCAGCCTCCTCGAGGAGCGGCTGTCGGACGACCCCGTTGCGATCCACGTCCTGGTCCACGCGCTGAACGAGTGGCTCGACGAGGTGTGGGGCTTCAACTACCAGAACCGCATCTTCACCACCCCGGTCATCACCCTGCCGATCGTCGAGAAGGCGATCGAGGAGCTGGAGTGGGCGGTCAAGCGCGGCGCCCGTGCCATCCTGATTCGTCCGGCTCCGGTCCCCGGCTTCCGCGGTCCCCGGTCGTTTGCGCTGCCCGAGTTCGACCCGTTCTGGGAGCGGGTCGTCGAGCACGACGTGCTGGTCGGCATGCACTCCAGCGACAGTGGCTACTCCCGGTACACCTCCGAATGGGACGGTGCCAACGCAGAGATGCTGCCCTTCCAAACCAATGCGATGGGCATCCTCAACGAGTGGCGGCCGATCCAGGACTCCGTGGGGTCGTGGGTGATCCACGGCGCGCTCTACCGCCACCCCAAGCTGAAGGTCGCGATCGTCGAGGCCGGTTCGAAGTGGATGACCCCGCTGCTGGACGGCCTGGCCGAGGTCTTCCGCAAGGCCCCGGAGGCGTTCCCGAGCGATCCCGTCGAGATGGTCAAGAGCCGGATCCACGTCAGCCCGTTCTTCGAGGACGGCATCGACGATCTGGTCAACCTCGTCGGGGTGGATCAGGTGCTGTACGGCTCGGATTGGCCGCATCCCGAGGGGCTGGCGGAGCCGACCTATTACATCGAGGCGCTGTCGCACCTGTCCGCCGACGACCAGGCAAAGATCATGGGCGGCAACCTCGGTCGGCTCGTCACGGTTTAG
- a CDS encoding FadD3 family acyl-CoA ligase, with product MVLSAADRFGDAEAVVDGPLRLTFRQVVERIRCAAGAFADLGVDKGDRVAIWAPNSAEWIIAAFGLLTAGGVLVPVNARFKTEEAGDIIVRSKVKAVLVQKGFLDQDYAAPAGVPVIDLKSDFLSSGSPFERPVSGTDTSDIIFTSGTTGRPKGAMLCHGQTLRMYEEWATLADLREGDRYLQINPYFHTFGLKAGLVTSFLRGATMLPVAVFDIDTVVDLIERERITMLPGPPTLYHSLLTVRDKSGLSSLRAGVTGAADIPVELVRRIHDELPFQTLMTGYGLTEAGNVTLSLPGDSFEDVATTAGVPCDGVEVRIADDGEVLVRGYGVMKGYLDEPEATAQAIDDDGWLHTGDLGDFTEAGRLRIVGRKKDMFIVGGFNAYPAEIEGFLLNHPAVAQAAVIGVPDERMGQVGKAFVVRKGDVSADELIAWCRARMAGFKVPRTVEFLNSLPLNATGKVMKDQLR from the coding sequence ATGGTCCTGAGCGCGGCGGACCGTTTCGGCGACGCGGAAGCAGTCGTCGACGGTCCGCTGCGCTTGACTTTCAGGCAGGTAGTCGAGCGGATCCGTTGCGCCGCAGGCGCATTCGCTGACCTCGGCGTCGACAAGGGTGACCGGGTCGCGATCTGGGCGCCCAATTCGGCCGAGTGGATCATCGCGGCATTCGGGTTGCTCACCGCGGGCGGCGTGCTCGTCCCGGTCAACGCCCGGTTCAAGACCGAAGAAGCCGGCGACATCATCGTCCGCAGCAAGGTGAAGGCCGTCCTGGTCCAGAAGGGCTTCCTGGACCAGGATTACGCCGCGCCCGCCGGCGTGCCGGTGATCGACCTGAAGTCCGACTTCCTGTCCAGCGGTTCACCATTCGAGCGACCGGTGAGCGGCACCGATACCTCGGACATCATCTTCACGTCGGGCACGACCGGGCGCCCCAAGGGGGCGATGCTTTGTCACGGTCAAACACTGCGCATGTATGAGGAGTGGGCGACCCTTGCGGACCTGCGCGAGGGTGACCGCTACTTGCAGATCAACCCGTACTTCCACACCTTCGGGCTGAAGGCGGGTCTCGTCACGTCTTTCCTGCGCGGTGCCACGATGCTGCCCGTCGCGGTGTTCGACATTGACACGGTCGTGGATCTCATTGAACGCGAACGCATCACGATGCTCCCCGGACCGCCGACGCTGTATCACTCGTTGCTGACGGTGCGGGACAAGTCCGGGCTGTCGTCGTTGCGGGCGGGGGTGACCGGCGCCGCCGACATCCCCGTCGAGCTGGTCCGTCGCATCCACGACGAGCTGCCGTTCCAGACGCTGATGACGGGTTACGGGCTCACCGAGGCCGGCAACGTCACCCTCTCGCTGCCCGGTGACTCCTTCGAGGATGTCGCCACCACAGCGGGCGTGCCCTGCGACGGGGTCGAGGTGCGCATTGCCGACGACGGCGAGGTGCTGGTCCGCGGCTACGGGGTCATGAAGGGCTACCTCGACGAACCCGAGGCCACCGCCCAGGCGATCGACGACGATGGCTGGCTGCACACCGGAGATCTAGGCGACTTCACCGAGGCCGGGCGGCTGCGCATCGTCGGCCGGAAAAAGGACATGTTCATCGTCGGTGGCTTCAACGCCTACCCGGCCGAGATCGAGGGCTTCCTGCTCAACCACCCTGCCGTCGCGCAGGCGGCCGTCATCGGCGTCCCCGATGAACGGATGGGCCAGGTCGGAAAAGCGTTCGTGGTCCGCAAAGGCGACGTCAGCGCCGACGAATTGATCGCCTGGTGTCGCGCCCGGATGGCCGGATTCAAGGTGCCGCGCACGGTAGAGTTCCTCAATTCACTCCCACTCAACGCGACGGGGAAAGTGATGAAGGACCAACTCCGATGA
- a CDS encoding fatty-acid--CoA ligase — protein sequence MNNGDIHSMVIASDYRVPDPTRVWPLLQRNKAALADIGAHHVLVYTSTHDHGRVLVMIGVHSREPIVELLRSRVFFDWFDEAGVEDIPAVFAGEIVDRFIAQPPNTPAAPGVVVAAIASVNDVSLLTSEVSTAIDRFTTAGIRKTWVFQAFDDDHEVLILQEFPDEESARDWIDHPDAAAQWMSGAGIGAYPPLFVGRFFDMMRIEAD from the coding sequence ATGAACAACGGCGATATTCACTCGATGGTGATCGCGTCGGACTACCGCGTCCCCGATCCCACCCGGGTATGGCCGCTGCTGCAACGCAACAAGGCCGCCCTGGCCGATATCGGCGCGCACCACGTGCTGGTCTACACCTCGACCCACGACCACGGTCGGGTACTGGTGATGATCGGCGTCCACAGCCGTGAGCCGATCGTGGAGCTGCTGCGCTCCCGCGTCTTCTTCGACTGGTTCGACGAGGCCGGCGTCGAAGACATCCCCGCCGTGTTCGCCGGCGAGATCGTCGACAGGTTCATCGCGCAGCCACCGAATACCCCGGCGGCACCGGGCGTCGTCGTGGCCGCCATCGCGTCCGTCAACGACGTATCCCTGCTGACCTCCGAAGTCAGCACGGCGATCGACCGATTCACCACGGCCGGCATCCGAAAGACGTGGGTATTCCAAGCTTTCGACGACGACCACGAAGTGCTGATCTTGCAGGAGTTCCCCGACGAAGAAAGCGCCCGGGACTGGATCGACCACCCCGATGCCGCGGCGCAGTGGATGTCCGGGGCCGGCATCGGTGCCTACCCGCCGCTGTTCGTCGGCCGATTCTTCGACATGATGCGCATCGAGGCGGACTGA
- a CDS encoding (2Fe-2S)-binding protein, with amino-acid sequence MFVCLCNGVTSQTVNEAVSCGASTTKEVAQACGAGADCGRCRRTVQAILRSSSADRTPDSR; translated from the coding sequence TTGTTCGTGTGCCTGTGCAATGGAGTCACCAGTCAAACCGTGAATGAAGCCGTGTCGTGCGGGGCGTCGACCACGAAGGAAGTCGCCCAGGCGTGCGGTGCGGGCGCTGACTGCGGTCGCTGCCGGCGGACGGTGCAGGCCATCCTGCGGTCTTCCAGTGCGGATCGGACGCCGGACTCGCGCTAG